One genomic segment of Aquipluma nitroreducens includes these proteins:
- a CDS encoding nitric-oxide reductase large subunit translates to MNIRKLWFGFTAVMVLSFGVLGYFGIEIYHQAPPIPDKVVTADGTVLFTGQDIRDGQNVWQSIGGQELGSVWGHGAYQAPDWTADWLHKEAIAMLDVLSMEKFSKKFTEIDPADQAFLKIKLQQDIRKNTYSESAKTITVSATRASAIQSTSTFYSGLFTNNPEMAKLRESYSIPENSIKSQDRIEKMVAFFWWASWACVTERPGSELTYTHNWPHEELVANVATGDLHIWTGFSVIILLLGVALMAYQYARTRDNEEHIEMPATNPLINLTSTPSMKATLKYFVIVTALILVQVIMGVVTAHFGVEGNSFYGLNLDTILPYSISRTWHVQLAIFWIATSWLATGLYIAPAVSGYEPKFQRLGVNVLFGALLVIVVGSLAGQWMGVMQKLGLAQNFWFGHQGYEYVDLGRFWQIFLFAGLFIWLALMVRPLIPILKTPSESRNLIILFVVASAAIGSFYGAGLMWGQQTNLAVAEYWRWWVVHLWVEGFFEVFAAVVSAFIFVQLGLLRIKSATTAVLFSTIVFLGGGIIGTFHHLYFTGTPTAILALGATFSALEVVPLVLMGFEVWHNYKLSKHTNWLTAYRWPIYGLISVAFWNLVGAGIFGFLINPPTALYYMQGLNTTAVHGHTALFGVYGMLGISLMLFVLRNMWVKSVWNDKSLSIAFWSINIGLALMVLISVLPVGLLQTVASVQYGTWYARSADFLQQPFMQTLRWLRVIGDTIFAVGVVALVYFVAGLVFGWSVKKENA, encoded by the coding sequence ATGAACATTCGAAAACTATGGTTTGGATTTACTGCGGTAATGGTGCTCAGTTTCGGAGTGCTCGGTTACTTCGGAATTGAGATTTACCATCAGGCACCGCCAATTCCCGACAAAGTGGTAACCGCTGACGGAACGGTGCTATTTACCGGACAAGACATTCGCGATGGTCAAAATGTATGGCAATCGATTGGCGGCCAGGAATTGGGAAGTGTTTGGGGGCATGGCGCTTATCAGGCACCCGACTGGACAGCAGACTGGCTTCACAAAGAAGCAATTGCAATGCTCGACGTCCTGTCGATGGAAAAATTCAGTAAAAAATTTACTGAAATTGATCCGGCAGATCAGGCGTTCCTGAAGATCAAACTTCAGCAGGATATCCGGAAAAACACTTACAGCGAATCGGCTAAAACAATTACTGTAAGTGCAACCAGAGCTTCAGCCATTCAGAGCACCAGTACTTTTTACTCCGGATTATTTACTAACAATCCTGAAATGGCTAAACTGCGTGAGAGTTATTCCATTCCTGAAAATTCGATTAAATCACAGGATCGGATAGAAAAGATGGTTGCTTTCTTTTGGTGGGCATCGTGGGCTTGCGTTACCGAGCGTCCCGGAAGTGAATTGACTTATACACATAACTGGCCGCACGAAGAATTGGTTGCCAATGTGGCTACAGGCGATTTGCACATCTGGACTGGTTTCAGCGTGATTATTTTGCTATTGGGTGTTGCCTTAATGGCCTATCAGTATGCCCGCACCCGCGATAATGAGGAACACATTGAAATGCCGGCTACTAATCCGCTGATCAATCTCACCTCGACGCCATCGATGAAGGCGACCCTGAAATACTTTGTTATTGTAACAGCTTTGATTCTGGTTCAGGTGATCATGGGTGTTGTTACCGCGCATTTTGGTGTCGAAGGAAACTCTTTTTACGGACTAAACCTTGATACCATTTTACCTTATTCGATCTCGCGAACTTGGCACGTACAGTTGGCTATTTTCTGGATTGCGACTTCGTGGCTGGCTACTGGCTTATACATTGCTCCGGCAGTTTCGGGCTACGAACCTAAGTTTCAGCGACTTGGCGTTAACGTGTTGTTTGGAGCGCTGCTAGTCATTGTTGTAGGTTCGTTGGCTGGCCAATGGATGGGCGTAATGCAGAAACTGGGACTGGCTCAGAACTTTTGGTTCGGTCATCAGGGTTACGAATATGTTGACCTTGGCCGCTTCTGGCAGATTTTCCTGTTCGCTGGTCTATTCATCTGGCTGGCTTTGATGGTTCGCCCGTTAATCCCAATCCTGAAAACTCCTTCCGAAAGCCGTAACCTGATTATTCTTTTTGTGGTTGCTTCGGCTGCCATCGGCTCTTTTTATGGCGCCGGGCTGATGTGGGGACAGCAAACCAATCTGGCCGTTGCCGAATACTGGCGCTGGTGGGTGGTTCACCTTTGGGTTGAAGGGTTTTTCGAAGTTTTTGCCGCAGTTGTTTCGGCCTTTATTTTCGTACAACTTGGGTTGCTCCGGATAAAATCGGCAACAACAGCTGTTCTTTTCTCAACGATCGTCTTTTTGGGCGGAGGTATTATCGGAACGTTCCATCACCTGTATTTCACCGGAACGCCAACTGCAATCCTGGCTTTGGGAGCGACATTCAGTGCATTGGAAGTCGTTCCGTTGGTGCTGATGGGTTTCGAAGTATGGCACAATTACAAACTGAGTAAACATACCAACTGGCTGACAGCTTACCGCTGGCCAATTTACGGATTGATTTCAGTAGCATTTTGGAACCTGGTTGGAGCAGGTATTTTCGGATTCCTTATCAATCCACCAACCGCTTTGTATTACATGCAAGGATTAAATACCACCGCAGTGCATGGGCACACCGCATTGTTTGGCGTTTACGGAATGCTTGGAATTTCACTTATGCTTTTTGTTCTCCGGAACATGTGGGTGAAAAGTGTGTGGAATGATAAATCGTTATCCATTGCATTCTGGTCAATCAATATTGGTCTTGCCCTGATGGTATTGATCAGTGTATTGCCCGTTGGATTGCTGCAAACAGTAGCCAGTGTTCAGTATGGTACATGGTACGCCCGGTCTGCCGATTTCCTTCAACAGCCATTTATGCAAACCCTTCGCTGGTTGCGGGTGATCGGCGATACCATTTTTGCAGTGGGAGTGGTGGCATTGGTGTATTTCGTTGCCGGACTGGTCTTTGGCTGGTCGGTGAAAAAGGAGAATGCATAA
- a CDS encoding Crp/Fnr family transcriptional regulator, whose translation MIDEDLLNEFGAVEIKIGKGVHLFHEKQKAAHYFQIKFGKIKMFNLTADGKIFTQGFFEAGGSFGEPPLFTDSNYPACTIAEEDTTLLKLSKSRFFKLLKENPDIHFEITRMLATRLLYKSMQLKVISSFKPEHRILSLIDYLKKEEGIPESQKFGVSLTRQHIADLTGLRVETVIRTVKTLEKDGSLKIIGHKIYR comes from the coding sequence ATGATTGACGAAGACCTACTTAATGAATTTGGCGCTGTGGAAATAAAAATCGGAAAAGGGGTGCACCTCTTTCACGAAAAACAAAAAGCGGCGCATTATTTCCAGATTAAATTCGGAAAAATAAAAATGTTTAACCTCACCGCCGATGGAAAAATCTTCACCCAAGGTTTTTTTGAAGCTGGTGGAAGTTTTGGCGAACCTCCTCTTTTCACTGATTCGAATTACCCGGCCTGCACCATTGCAGAAGAAGATACGACCTTGTTAAAACTCTCGAAGTCCAGATTTTTTAAACTCCTGAAGGAAAACCCCGATATTCATTTCGAAATTACCCGAATGCTGGCAACTCGCTTGTTGTACAAATCGATGCAACTGAAAGTGATTTCGAGCTTTAAACCTGAACACCGCATTTTAAGCCTGATTGATTACTTGAAAAAAGAAGAAGGTATTCCGGAAAGTCAAAAATTCGGGGTGAGCCTCACCCGTCAACACATTGCCGACCTGACTGGGTTACGCGTTGAAACCGTAATCCGCACAGTAAAAACACTGGAAAAAGACGGGAGTCTGAAAATAATCGGGCATAAAATTTACAGGTAG
- a CDS encoding MFS transporter gives MIKRNDVQTIVKGDKRIVRGWVMYDWANSVYQLTIASAIFPIYYNTITRTGNDFTVHFFGLPVINTVLYSWAIAVAYLLVAIMSPLFSSMADYTGRRKGFMRAFTLIGATACGALFFFDKNHIELGVIAFALGTIGYGGSIVFYNSFLPVIAEPEDQDRISARGYSMGYLGGVVLLLFNLLMIMEPNLFGIAADSSLPARISFVTVFLWWIGFSQITFSRLPKYTYRQRTKHESVWTNGYKELRTVFNQIRKSRQLSLYLTGFFFLMMGVLTTMFMAATYGEKELGLRENILIPTILAIQLVGMLGAWMFARISEKLGNLRALMITVVSWAIICIGAYFVTDAIGFLTVAFFIGIVMGGSQSLARSTYSKMLPADTTDHTSFFSFYDVMEKLATVAGTFSFGLIEAITGSMRFSVLAITVFFILSLFFMLLLYRSTRIDARVMNPV, from the coding sequence ATGATAAAGCGAAACGACGTTCAAACGATTGTGAAAGGCGATAAACGTATTGTACGGGGATGGGTAATGTACGATTGGGCCAATTCAGTTTACCAGTTAACCATCGCATCAGCTATTTTTCCCATTTATTACAACACGATTACCCGCACGGGAAACGATTTTACGGTTCATTTCTTTGGGTTGCCGGTAATAAATACAGTTCTTTATTCGTGGGCAATTGCCGTTGCATACCTGTTGGTTGCCATTATGTCGCCTTTGTTTTCGTCGATGGCCGACTATACGGGTCGTCGCAAAGGTTTCATGCGTGCCTTTACGCTGATTGGCGCCACGGCTTGCGGGGCTTTATTCTTCTTCGACAAAAATCACATCGAACTGGGCGTAATTGCATTTGCGTTGGGAACCATTGGTTATGGCGGAAGCATCGTGTTCTACAATTCGTTTCTTCCGGTTATTGCTGAGCCTGAAGATCAGGATCGGATAAGCGCGCGTGGGTATTCGATGGGTTACCTGGGTGGTGTTGTATTGCTGCTTTTTAACCTGTTGATGATCATGGAACCCAATCTGTTTGGTATTGCTGCCGATAGTTCCTTGCCTGCCCGTATTTCGTTTGTTACGGTTTTTTTGTGGTGGATTGGTTTTTCGCAGATCACGTTTAGCCGCTTGCCCAAATACACGTATCGCCAGCGGACGAAACACGAGTCTGTTTGGACAAATGGGTATAAGGAATTGCGAACGGTATTTAATCAGATTCGGAAGTCTCGCCAACTTAGTCTGTATTTGACCGGCTTTTTCTTCCTGATGATGGGTGTGCTGACAACTATGTTTATGGCTGCAACTTATGGCGAAAAGGAATTAGGCTTGCGCGAAAATATACTTATCCCAACCATTCTGGCCATTCAACTCGTTGGAATGTTGGGAGCCTGGATGTTTGCCCGCATTTCCGAAAAATTGGGAAATTTGAGAGCGCTCATGATCACGGTTGTTTCGTGGGCCATTATCTGTATAGGCGCTTATTTTGTTACCGATGCCATTGGGTTTTTAACTGTGGCATTTTTTATTGGCATCGTCATGGGTGGCTCGCAATCGCTGGCTCGCAGCACCTATTCCAAAATGCTTCCGGCCGATACCACAGACCACACTTCGTTTTTCAGCTTTTACGATGTGATGGAAAAACTTGCCACCGTTGCCGGTACTTTTAGCTTTGGACTAATCGAAGCAATCACTGGTAGCATGCGTTTTTCGGTGCTGGCCATTACCGTATTTTTTATACTCAGTCTGTTTTTTATGTTGCTGTTATACCGAAGTACAAGGATTGACGCAAGAGTTATGAACCCAGTTTAG
- a CDS encoding glycoside hydrolase family 2 TIM barrel-domain containing protein, translated as MRRFVFISLAIMAVFIAQAFRNGSTSSTKKQFVEQNSTINSVSANSTDTVVVGAAIPPEIENPELLGINKEPAHATLMVYGNQAEALKAIRHASSFCQSLNGMWKFNWVAWPQQRPVDFYKPSFDVSGWKEIPVPSNWQVLGYGTPYYRNMGYIFKKDYPHVMSEPPKTFTAYKERNPVGSYRREFEVPQNWNGRQLFLTFDGVDAGFFLWINGEKVGYSINSRNAAEFDVTKYVKPGKNILAVEVYRFTAGSFLEDQDMWRLSGIFRNVTLWSTPDTHVRDYFIKTDLDAKYENATVDVTAKIKNYGSSKGVAQKLVATLFDGIKEVKGAKAEVAVPALNPGEEQVVTLKFPVKNPAKWTAETPKLYTTVLTLNEGRKTTEILSSKTGFREIEIKGRLFLVNGTPIKLKGVNRHEHWPEVGHAITEAQMIRDLEVIKQGNCNHVRTCHYSDDPRWYELCDEWGIWLVAEANVECHGYDGKFDEEPTIKAQIIDRNVANTENFKNHASIVLWSLGNENGGIGSNFVAAMNAIKAIDPTRFVHYERFGIKKNNPADIDSRMYTSPEGTEKIALSDTAYTKPFYLCEYAHAMFNSMGAIGEYNDLFDKYPALLGGAIWEYQDQGLYNNRDPKHPIIAYGGGFGEFPNDKYFIHKGTVFSDRSPKPHYPEMKKAYQWIGITVADAEKATVKIRNRFQFINLNGFTGSWSLAENGKVISSGKLNLQELKPGAEQIVSVPCKVTNPKPGAEYFVRISFTQNNDELWAKKGFEVSTHQFQLPVKVAEAPVAVANVPVTLTQNEKEVLVKGKDFSLAFDKAVGTFTSIKKGNQELLTGEGGPKLHLWRAPHRNDDMWADRDWVKNGLKELKWTVTEVEANQVDANNARISVKMKAEGKNGFEATYEVVYSVNGNGEIKASNKVDSNNPKLVVARIGVRLMLNKQLDQISYFGRGPMENYSDRKRGFDVGLYSSTIAEQMTPYEKPMDNGNHEDVRWTEISQKAGAGIKVTSDKDLMQITALPYTDEEMEKTEYRIDLPQSSATVLCISHKTLGVGSAGCGPRPLPQYQVFAEPTSFTYTIKIE; from the coding sequence ATGAGAAGATTTGTATTTATAAGTCTGGCCATAATGGCCGTTTTCATTGCACAAGCCTTTCGCAATGGATCGACTTCTTCAACAAAAAAACAATTCGTTGAGCAAAATTCAACGATTAATTCAGTATCTGCTAATAGTACTGATACTGTAGTTGTGGGGGCAGCTATTCCTCCCGAAATTGAGAATCCCGAATTACTGGGCATCAACAAAGAACCGGCTCATGCCACATTAATGGTTTACGGCAATCAGGCCGAAGCGCTAAAAGCAATTCGCCATGCTTCGTCGTTTTGCCAAAGCCTGAATGGTATGTGGAAATTCAATTGGGTAGCATGGCCACAGCAGCGCCCGGTCGATTTCTACAAACCTTCGTTTGATGTATCGGGCTGGAAAGAAATTCCGGTCCCATCAAACTGGCAGGTTTTGGGCTACGGAACTCCATACTACAGGAATATGGGTTATATCTTCAAAAAAGATTATCCTCATGTGATGAGCGAACCACCAAAAACTTTCACTGCCTACAAAGAAAGAAATCCCGTTGGAAGTTACCGCCGCGAGTTTGAAGTTCCTCAAAACTGGAATGGTCGTCAGTTATTTCTTACTTTCGATGGTGTTGATGCCGGTTTCTTCCTGTGGATCAATGGCGAAAAAGTGGGGTACAGCATTAACAGCCGCAACGCTGCTGAGTTTGATGTAACCAAATACGTTAAACCGGGCAAAAACATTCTGGCAGTTGAGGTTTACCGTTTTACTGCCGGAAGTTTCCTTGAAGATCAGGACATGTGGCGGTTGAGCGGTATTTTCCGGAATGTGACGCTCTGGAGTACTCCTGATACGCATGTTCGCGACTATTTCATAAAAACCGATCTTGATGCGAAATATGAAAATGCAACTGTTGACGTAACCGCTAAGATTAAAAATTACGGCTCATCAAAAGGAGTCGCTCAGAAACTGGTTGCTACACTTTTCGATGGAATCAAAGAAGTGAAAGGTGCAAAAGCCGAAGTTGCTGTTCCTGCTTTGAATCCTGGTGAAGAGCAGGTTGTTACCCTGAAATTTCCGGTGAAGAATCCAGCCAAATGGACAGCAGAAACGCCAAAATTATATACTACTGTTTTAACCTTGAACGAAGGCAGAAAAACCACCGAAATTTTGTCGTCAAAAACCGGGTTCCGCGAAATTGAGATTAAAGGCCGTCTTTTCCTGGTTAACGGAACGCCAATCAAGCTGAAAGGTGTTAACCGCCACGAACATTGGCCTGAAGTTGGTCATGCCATTACCGAGGCTCAAATGATTCGCGATCTGGAAGTGATCAAACAAGGAAATTGTAACCACGTGCGCACTTGCCACTATTCCGACGATCCACGCTGGTACGAACTGTGTGACGAATGGGGAATTTGGCTGGTTGCCGAAGCCAATGTGGAGTGTCATGGTTACGATGGAAAGTTCGACGAAGAACCTACGATTAAGGCACAGATTATTGACCGCAACGTGGCCAATACTGAGAACTTTAAAAACCATGCATCGATTGTGTTGTGGTCGCTTGGAAATGAGAATGGCGGAATAGGCTCCAATTTTGTAGCTGCGATGAACGCGATTAAAGCCATCGATCCAACCCGTTTTGTTCATTACGAACGCTTCGGAATCAAGAAAAATAATCCTGCCGATATTGATTCAAGGATGTACACCAGTCCGGAAGGAACTGAAAAGATTGCTTTAAGCGACACGGCCTACACCAAGCCGTTCTATTTGTGCGAGTATGCTCATGCCATGTTCAACTCCATGGGAGCTATTGGTGAATACAACGATTTGTTCGATAAATATCCAGCCCTTTTGGGTGGCGCTATTTGGGAATATCAGGATCAGGGATTGTACAACAACCGCGATCCGAAACATCCGATTATCGCTTATGGCGGCGGATTTGGCGAATTTCCGAACGACAAATATTTCATCCACAAGGGAACAGTTTTCTCCGATCGTTCGCCTAAACCACACTATCCGGAAATGAAAAAAGCGTATCAGTGGATTGGAATTACAGTTGCTGATGCTGAAAAAGCAACCGTCAAAATCCGTAACCGCTTCCAGTTTATCAACCTGAATGGATTTACCGGTTCTTGGAGCCTTGCTGAAAATGGTAAAGTGATTTCAAGCGGAAAACTGAACCTTCAGGAATTGAAACCCGGAGCTGAACAAATTGTTAGTGTGCCTTGCAAGGTAACTAATCCAAAACCGGGAGCAGAATATTTTGTGAGAATTTCGTTCACACAAAACAACGACGAATTGTGGGCAAAGAAAGGTTTCGAAGTCTCAACACATCAATTCCAGTTGCCGGTAAAAGTGGCTGAAGCGCCTGTTGCTGTTGCTAATGTGCCGGTTACATTAACCCAGAACGAAAAAGAGGTTTTGGTTAAAGGAAAAGACTTCTCTCTGGCTTTCGACAAAGCAGTTGGAACGTTCACAAGCATCAAAAAAGGCAATCAGGAATTGTTGACAGGCGAAGGTGGGCCGAAACTGCATTTGTGGCGTGCACCTCACCGCAACGACGATATGTGGGCCGACCGCGACTGGGTTAAAAACGGTTTGAAAGAGCTGAAATGGACTGTTACTGAAGTTGAAGCCAATCAGGTTGATGCCAACAATGCCCGGATTTCAGTAAAAATGAAGGCTGAAGGAAAGAACGGATTTGAAGCTACCTACGAAGTTGTTTACTCGGTAAACGGCAATGGCGAAATCAAAGCCAGCAATAAAGTAGATTCAAATAATCCGAAATTAGTGGTTGCACGTATCGGCGTTCGGTTAATGTTGAACAAGCAACTCGATCAGATTTCGTATTTCGGAAGAGGCCCGATGGAAAACTACAGCGACCGCAAAAGAGGTTTCGATGTTGGTCTTTACAGCAGCACAATTGCCGAACAGATGACTCCATACGAAAAGCCGATGGATAACGGAAATCACGAAGATGTTCGTTGGACCGAAATTTCGCAGAAAGCCGGAGCGGGCATTAAAGTAACCAGCGACAAGGATTTGATGCAAATTACCGCCCTGCCTTATACCGACGAAGAAATGGAAAAAACCGAGTACCGCATTGATTTGCCACAAAGCAGCGCTACTGTGTTATGCATCAGTCATAAAACACTCGGAGTCGGTTCTGCAGGTTGTGGCCCAAGACCTTTGCCTCAGTACCAGGTTTTTGCCGAACCAACTTCGTTCACTTACACGATCAAGATTGAATAG
- a CDS encoding mechanosensitive ion channel family protein, producing the protein MDLGLEKYINPATIEKFIRIVFILIIGLSSIQMIAFMLRRSLRKQLSRQRMMLITRTVTYTGYTGLVLIVTRELNYDLTALFGAVGVMGIVIGVASQTSIGNIISGLFLVGEKSFEIGDVVRIGEKSGTVYSIDLLSIKIKTFDNLLIRIPNQTVISSELTNVTRFPIRRLDFQIGVAYKEDLRKVKSVLENVARNNPLCLEEPEPYILFQSFGDSSINITFGVWFEKTNYTAVKNSVFIEIKEAFDREGIEIPFPHVSIYAGEASKPISVKLNEVR; encoded by the coding sequence ATGGATCTCGGTCTTGAAAAATACATTAATCCGGCAACCATCGAGAAATTTATCCGGATCGTTTTTATCCTGATAATAGGCCTCAGTTCCATCCAGATGATTGCTTTTATGCTGAGACGGTCGTTGCGAAAACAACTTTCACGTCAACGTATGATGTTAATTACCAGGACAGTTACCTATACCGGATATACCGGATTGGTGTTAATTGTTACCCGCGAATTAAACTACGACTTAACCGCACTTTTTGGAGCTGTAGGTGTGATGGGTATTGTCATTGGTGTGGCCTCGCAAACCAGTATCGGGAACATCATTAGCGGGCTTTTCCTGGTAGGCGAAAAATCCTTCGAGATCGGTGATGTGGTGAGGATTGGCGAAAAATCCGGAACTGTTTATTCCATCGATTTACTTTCGATAAAAATTAAAACTTTCGATAATTTGCTGATCAGGATACCGAACCAAACGGTTATTTCTTCGGAACTGACAAATGTAACCCGTTTTCCTATTCGTCGGCTCGATTTTCAGATTGGGGTCGCTTACAAAGAAGATCTTAGGAAAGTAAAATCGGTACTCGAAAATGTTGCCCGAAACAATCCGCTATGCCTCGAAGAACCTGAACCGTATATTCTTTTTCAGTCGTTTGGCGACAGCAGCATCAACATTACGTTTGGCGTTTGGTTCGAGAAAACCAATTATACCGCTGTGAAAAACAGTGTTTTCATCGAAATTAAAGAAGCCTTCGATCGCGAAGGAATTGAAATACCATTCCCTCATGTAAGCATTTATGCCGGAGAAGCCAGTAAACCGATTTCAGTAAAATTGAACGAAGTAAGGTAG
- a CDS encoding DUF432 domain-containing protein, whose amino-acid sequence MSIQTNMRSFWKKYHFAANQTRLFKAGYSEIVVKHIQNGWLVKSEVVDQASDDLLVEEVDELVDGPNVLQFYTGNSNELIVVPALPNKAVVFKNNKNIKISAGESANLFFRIPLTLQFYFNEVKDENRLMEIPLQRLSDTWFGEIDSGEPAYSIGSNYYKSLKEVDARIWEAIASVEIINNTFGVLDLQRLILRVEEFNLYLKGDQILTNYITIEFKGQDQAESVSLSTRDDIQGKNIVLIAKSRLSESRKLLRRSFFFIKNMYQN is encoded by the coding sequence ATGTCAATTCAAACGAATATGCGGAGTTTCTGGAAAAAATATCATTTTGCAGCCAATCAAACACGGTTATTTAAGGCTGGCTATTCTGAAATAGTGGTAAAGCATATTCAGAACGGATGGTTGGTGAAAAGTGAAGTGGTTGATCAGGCTTCCGACGATTTATTGGTTGAAGAAGTTGACGAATTGGTTGATGGACCTAATGTTCTTCAGTTTTATACCGGTAATTCGAATGAATTGATTGTTGTGCCTGCTTTACCTAATAAAGCGGTTGTTTTCAAAAATAACAAGAACATCAAAATAAGTGCCGGCGAATCGGCGAATTTGTTTTTTCGGATTCCGTTGACTTTGCAATTTTATTTCAATGAAGTGAAGGACGAAAACCGCCTGATGGAAATTCCATTGCAACGCTTATCGGATACCTGGTTTGGCGAGATTGACAGCGGGGAGCCTGCCTATTCAATTGGTAGTAATTACTACAAATCGCTGAAAGAGGTTGATGCCCGGATTTGGGAAGCCATTGCCTCGGTTGAAATTATTAACAATACTTTCGGAGTACTTGATTTGCAGCGCCTCATATTACGGGTTGAAGAGTTTAACCTCTACCTGAAAGGCGATCAGATTTTGACGAATTACATTACCATTGAATTTAAAGGACAGGATCAGGCTGAGAGTGTCAGCTTAAGCACCCGAGACGACATTCAGGGCAAGAATATCGTTCTGATTGCCAAGTCCCGCTTGTCGGAATCAAGAAAACTGCTCCGCCGAAGTTTCTTCTTTATTAAAAACATGTATCAAAATTAA
- a CDS encoding DsbA family oxidoreductase, whose product MDSSKNKMRVEIWSDVVCPFCYIGKRKFEAALSEFKESSNVEITWKSFQLSPDTRTAPEKNIHQYLAEHKGISLEHAKSLNNQVTNLAKQVGLVFNFDQAIPVNTFNAHRFLHLAKQHGFQEEAEEKLFKAYFTDGKNTDDHQTLMQIGSEIGLNPDEVKQVLESDQYAGEVRQDVVEAHQLGVRGVPFFLFDRKYAVSGAQDSKVFLESLEKAFAAWRKENPKSTIEITEGDYCSPDGACN is encoded by the coding sequence ATGGACTCAAGTAAAAATAAAATGAGAGTTGAGATCTGGAGCGATGTTGTGTGCCCATTCTGCTACATCGGCAAACGGAAATTTGAAGCCGCCCTGTCAGAATTTAAAGAATCTTCAAATGTTGAAATTACATGGAAAAGCTTTCAGCTTTCTCCTGACACACGAACTGCCCCTGAGAAAAATATTCATCAATATTTGGCAGAACACAAAGGGATAAGCCTGGAGCATGCCAAATCGCTCAATAATCAGGTTACTAATCTTGCCAAACAGGTTGGTTTGGTTTTTAACTTCGATCAGGCAATTCCGGTAAATACATTCAACGCGCACCGATTTCTGCATCTGGCAAAACAGCACGGATTTCAGGAAGAAGCTGAAGAAAAATTATTCAAAGCTTATTTCACTGATGGCAAAAACACCGACGATCATCAAACGTTGATGCAAATTGGAAGTGAAATTGGCCTGAACCCTGATGAAGTAAAACAAGTTTTGGAGAGCGACCAATATGCGGGCGAAGTTCGGCAAGATGTTGTGGAAGCTCATCAATTGGGAGTACGGGGAGTTCCATTTTTTCTATTCGACCGGAAATATGCAGTATCGGGAGCTCAGGATAGCAAAGTTTTTTTAGAAAGCCTGGAAAAAGCATTTGCAGCGTGGCGAAAAGAAAACCCGAAATCAACTATTGAAATTACTGAAGGAGATTACTGCAGCCCGGACGGTGCCTGTAACTAG
- a CDS encoding DUF4252 domain-containing protein — MKKLVMILVLLIPLWVMAQDNSPIDKLFNKYANKEGFTTVNISGKLLSLANSFADKKDDELEILNKISGIRVLSVEDSIMNQKLNFYKELDADGFFRNNKYDVLMEVTDKDEVVRFYGRSGSNGKLSELLLVVGGSSNTLISIRGVINPEDIGKLTGSLNMGIKTK, encoded by the coding sequence ATGAAAAAATTAGTAATGATTTTAGTTTTGCTGATCCCTTTATGGGTGATGGCTCAGGACAATAGCCCGATTGACAAGCTATTTAATAAGTATGCCAACAAAGAAGGGTTTACGACCGTAAATATCAGCGGTAAATTGCTGAGTTTAGCCAACAGTTTCGCTGATAAGAAAGACGATGAACTTGAGATTTTGAATAAAATCAGCGGCATTCGTGTTTTGTCGGTTGAGGATTCGATTATGAACCAGAAACTTAATTTCTATAAGGAACTGGACGCTGACGGATTCTTCAGAAACAACAAATACGATGTATTGATGGAAGTAACTGATAAAGATGAAGTCGTTCGCTTTTATGGACGAAGTGGCTCAAACGGTAAACTTTCGGAGTTGCTACTCGTAGTTGGTGGAAGCAGTAACACATTGATTAGCATTCGCGGGGTAATTAATCCGGAAGACATCGGAAAGCTAACCGGGTCGCTCAATATGGGAATCAAAACCAAATAA